A genomic stretch from Desulfolutivibrio sulfodismutans DSM 3696 includes:
- a CDS encoding DJ-1/PfpI family protein, protein MAAKKILMLVGDYVEDYEVMVPFQMLLMVGHTVHAVCPGKKAGDTVRTAIHDFEGDQTYSEKPGHNFGINFDFDAVDPAAYDALVIPGGRAPEYIRLNDRVIEITKHFAAAKKPIAAVCHGQQVLVAADVVAGKTCMAYPAVKPDILRAGGAYHEVNATYSNACTDGNLVTAPAWPAHPEWMKQFLVLLGSKIEA, encoded by the coding sequence ATGGCCGCCAAGAAAATTCTCATGCTGGTTGGGGATTACGTGGAAGACTACGAGGTGATGGTCCCGTTCCAGATGCTCCTCATGGTGGGCCATACGGTCCATGCCGTGTGCCCGGGCAAAAAGGCCGGGGATACGGTGCGCACCGCCATCCACGACTTCGAGGGCGACCAGACCTACAGCGAAAAGCCCGGCCACAATTTCGGCATCAACTTCGACTTCGACGCCGTGGACCCGGCCGCCTACGACGCCCTGGTCATCCCCGGCGGCCGCGCCCCGGAATACATCCGGTTAAACGACCGGGTCATCGAGATCACCAAGCATTTCGCCGCCGCCAAAAAGCCCATCGCCGCCGTGTGCCACGGCCAGCAGGTGCTGGTGGCCGCCGACGTGGTGGCGGGCAAGACCTGCATGGCCTATCCGGCCGTCAAGCCGGACATCCTGCGGGCCGGAGGCGCCTATCACGAGGTCAACGCCACCTATTCCAACGCCTGCACCGACGGCAACCTGGTCACGGCCCCGGCCTGGCCCGCCCATCCCGAATGGATGAAGCAGTTTCTGGTCCTTCTCGGCTCGAAGATCGAGGCCTAG
- a CDS encoding DNA internalization-related competence protein ComEC/Rec2 — translation MGHTQTPLLPWQILFVCAVCGILALRVPQAAVAALSATVLLALATRTGKGVLALAPLAFGLGLGMAALALPDPPARTPRDVLTGTRTVVVGTAASVTPLPGDRLSVVLDDPRLTTPTAKADPKDAHVARRPVPLPGRLLLTWDNPAWRPSPGDVLALAARVRPVTSFRNPGGFDTVFARRLEDVFFRIYARGDQPILLTASDSPWREVRQNVRRAILDAVTPPPADAPGAIAESGQGNAPGRTTGQARADRTPEKAVADEAGLSGTGRAADAPHDQDASVTPPTPGGAMLLALLTGDTSALTGTDMDLVRRASLAHALALSGMHVGYVAAMVWLAIRLIGRLRPAIYLRLPRQKLVVLLAAPLVAGYVWLGGFSPSLVRAALMFGCFGALILLDRPRVMLDGLFLALAIIVAVSPLSVFDIRLQLSALAVAGLGVFWPLGQAIFDRLPLPEISRPAALWIFGILWTSLSAEAAILPILALEFGELSPHVYLNLLWLPVLGFVVMPLGLAGLLTSFLSPDAAAVFYVPAAWVCDWLMGLLAWQDGLGFLDAAAVLRPLWPEIVGYFLLCSALAVWWRKRPDGRLPGMVLAVGLALLAAPGVRQAWRDLSGEVRLTMIDVGQGQALVAEVTGGRRILVDGGGTGFGNFDMGRAVTGPALAYGRSPELAGMILTHGHTDHAQGLIWPLSRFDVGFFAESASPDAGAPDAALTRAVAASGLAPRPLAAGDRLDLGNGAALEVLHPPAGFTGKANDASVVLRLVKNGRGLALLCGDIEKKAIRMLVASGRDMSAEVLVLPHHGSATSVSRAFYKAVNPRAAFISCGPGNRFRYPADKALAELARRGCPVYVTAALGAVTATWDGDEPADITSVVAAGQPPRELATLRPPADRQPPGIGLRPHCPGKPRYA, via the coding sequence ATGGGCCATACGCAAACCCCGCTCCTGCCCTGGCAGATCCTTTTCGTATGCGCCGTGTGCGGCATCCTGGCCCTGCGCGTCCCCCAGGCGGCCGTGGCGGCCCTTTCGGCCACGGTCCTTTTGGCCCTGGCCACGCGAACCGGCAAAGGGGTGCTGGCCCTGGCCCCCCTGGCCTTCGGCCTGGGCCTGGGGATGGCGGCCCTGGCCCTGCCTGACCCACCCGCGCGTACGCCCCGGGATGTCCTGACCGGAACGCGCACGGTGGTGGTCGGGACGGCGGCCTCGGTCACCCCCCTGCCCGGGGACCGGTTGTCCGTGGTCTTGGACGATCCCCGCCTGACAACCCCCACGGCAAAGGCCGATCCGAAAGACGCCCACGTCGCCCGGCGGCCCGTCCCACTGCCGGGACGCCTTTTGCTCACCTGGGACAACCCCGCCTGGCGTCCCTCCCCCGGCGACGTCCTGGCCCTGGCCGCCCGGGTGCGGCCGGTCACCAGCTTCCGCAATCCCGGGGGCTTTGACACGGTTTTTGCCCGCCGCCTGGAGGACGTGTTTTTCCGCATCTATGCCCGGGGCGACCAGCCGATCCTGCTTACAGCCTCGGACAGCCCGTGGCGCGAGGTGCGGCAAAACGTGCGGCGCGCCATCCTGGACGCCGTGACGCCGCCCCCGGCGGACGCCCCCGGCGCGATTGCCGAATCCGGACAGGGGAACGCACCGGGGCGTACGACAGGGCAGGCCCGCGCGGACAGGACGCCGGAAAAGGCCGTTGCGGATGAGGCGGGCCTCTCCGGAACCGGCCGGGCCGCCGACGCCCCCCACGATCAGGACGCCTCGGTCACGCCCCCAACGCCCGGCGGGGCCATGCTCCTGGCGCTTCTCACCGGCGACACCTCGGCCCTGACCGGCACAGACATGGATCTGGTGCGCCGGGCCTCGCTGGCCCATGCCCTGGCCCTGTCCGGCATGCATGTGGGCTACGTGGCGGCCATGGTCTGGCTGGCGATCCGGCTGATCGGGCGGCTGCGGCCCGCCATCTACCTGCGCCTGCCCCGGCAGAAGCTGGTGGTCCTTTTGGCCGCGCCGCTGGTGGCGGGCTACGTCTGGCTGGGCGGATTCTCGCCGTCTTTGGTGCGCGCGGCGCTGATGTTCGGCTGCTTCGGCGCGCTCATCCTCCTGGACAGGCCCCGGGTCATGCTGGACGGGCTGTTCCTGGCCCTGGCCATCATCGTCGCCGTCTCCCCCCTGTCGGTCTTCGACATCAGATTGCAGCTCTCGGCCCTGGCCGTGGCCGGTCTGGGGGTATTCTGGCCTCTGGGGCAGGCCATCTTCGACCGCCTGCCCCTGCCCGAAATCTCCCGCCCGGCGGCCTTATGGATTTTCGGCATCCTGTGGACCTCCCTGTCCGCCGAGGCCGCCATCCTGCCGATCCTGGCCCTGGAGTTCGGGGAGCTGAGCCCCCATGTCTATCTGAATCTGCTGTGGCTTCCGGTTTTGGGCTTCGTGGTCATGCCCCTGGGGCTGGCCGGGCTTCTCACCTCCTTTCTCTCCCCGGATGCGGCGGCCGTGTTCTACGTCCCGGCGGCCTGGGTCTGCGATTGGCTCATGGGACTTCTGGCCTGGCAGGACGGCCTGGGGTTTCTGGATGCGGCCGCCGTGCTGCGTCCCTTGTGGCCGGAGATCGTGGGCTACTTCCTTTTATGCTCGGCCCTGGCCGTGTGGTGGCGGAAGCGGCCGGACGGCAGGCTGCCGGGCATGGTCCTGGCCGTGGGGCTGGCCCTTCTGGCCGCGCCGGGCGTGCGGCAGGCCTGGCGCGACCTGTCCGGCGAGGTGCGGTTGACCATGATCGACGTGGGACAGGGCCAGGCCCTGGTGGCGGAAGTCACTGGCGGGCGGCGCATCCTGGTGGACGGCGGCGGCACGGGGTTCGGCAATTTCGACATGGGCCGGGCCGTGACCGGTCCCGCCCTGGCCTATGGCCGCAGCCCGGAGCTGGCGGGCATGATCCTGACCCATGGGCACACCGACCACGCCCAGGGGCTCATCTGGCCCCTGTCCCGCTTCGATGTGGGCTTTTTCGCCGAAAGCGCCTCGCCCGACGCCGGGGCGCCGGATGCGGCGCTCACACGGGCCGTGGCCGCCTCGGGGCTGGCCCCGCGCCCCCTGGCCGCCGGAGACAGGCTCGACCTGGGGAACGGCGCGGCCCTGGAGGTGCTTCATCCGCCAGCGGGATTTACAGGCAAGGCCAACGACGCCTCGGTGGTGCTGCGGCTGGTGAAAAACGGACGCGGGCTGGCCTTGTTGTGCGGCGACATCGAAAAAAAGGCCATTCGCATGCTTGTGGCCTCGGGTCGGGACATGTCGGCCGAGGTGCTGGTCCTGCCCCACCACGGCTCGGCCACCAGCGTCAGCCGGGCCTTTTACAAGGCTGTCAATCCCCGGGCGGCCTTCATCAGTTGCGGCCCGGGCAACCGCTTCCGATATCCTGCGGACAAGGCTCTGGCGGAACTGGCCCGGCGGGGCTGTCCGGTCTACGTCACGGCCGCCCTGGGGGCGGTCACGGCGACGTGGGACGGCGACGAACCGGCCGACATCACGTCCGTCGTGGCCGCCGGACAGCCCCCTCGGGAACTGGCGACCCTGCGTCCCCCCGCTGATCGACAGCCCCCCGGCATCGGACTGCGGCCCCACTGCCCGGGCAAACCGCGGTACGCCTGA